The sequence below is a genomic window from Streptomyces sp. NBC_00289.
GCCCCGCCCGCCGCCGCGCCGGGCGGGCGCGATGAGCGTCGAGAGGTACGGCAGGGCGGCGTCGTCGAGCTCGGCGGCCGGCCGGATGGACTCCTCCGCGAGGCCGAGCGCCGAGCCCCACACGGCGTCGTCGATCCGCCCGGTCTCCCGCAACGCCTCGGCCACCTCGCGGGCCTGCCGCCCGAACTTGTAGGCGACGACGGTCCCGGGCCCGTTCAACGCGTCCTTGAGCACCGAGGCGCCCGCCGTCACCGGCACCAGGGTGAGCGGCTCGGTCCCCTCGGTCAGGACGGCGCCCGAGCGGGCCGCGAGATCCTGCATGGCCGTGATCCCGGGCACCGTCTCCACGACGGTGCCCGGTACCAGCTCGGCGATGGTCTGCGCGAGATAGGTGAAGGTCGAGTAGACGTTGGGGTCGCCGATCGTCGCGAAGGCGACGGACCCACGGTCCCTGAGCAACTGCGCGACCCGCCGGCCGGCCGCGTCCCACGCGGCCTCCCGGCGCGCCCGGTCGCTGCGCTCGTTGAGCGCGAACACGATCCGGACGACCTTCTCCCCGGGCACGTAGTGCAGCACGGTCGCCTCGGCCCGCCCGGGCTCACCTCCGTCCGTCCCGTCGGCCGCGGCCATCACGGGGACGACGACCACCTCGGCGGCGCGCAGGGCGTTGACGCCCTTGACGGTCACCAGCTCGGGGTCACCGGGCCCGACCCCGACTCCGATCAGCCTGCTGCTCATGACGTCCGGCACCTCTCCACGAACCGACGGGCGACACCGGGCTGGCCGGCCCAGTGCGTGTGCAGATAACTCGCGTGCACACCTCGCTGTACAAAACCCTCCAGTCGCCGCGCCGGTGTTCGCACACCCCAGGCGGCGACCTCTCCGGCCCCCGGCTCCACCACCGTCCGGTGGAACTCGTGCCCGCGCATCCGCGTCCCCGCGACGGCGAGGACACTGTCGCTCACGGCGACCGCGTCCCGGTACCCGAGCGTGAGCCGTCCGGTCATCCGCGCGCCGGCGTCGAGCACCCCGCACATGGGCTGCCCGTCGAGCTCCCGGCACAGGTACAGCAGCCCGGCACACTCGGCGGCGACGGGCGCGCCGGTCTCCACGAGGGCCGTGACGGCCTTGCGCAGCGGCTCGTTGGCCGACAGCTCGGCCGCGTACACCTCCGGAAAGCCACCGCCGATGACCAACCCGGCCGTTCCGTCGGGCAGTTGCTCGTCGCGGAGCGGATCGAAGGTGACGACCTCGGCCCCGGCGGCGGCCAGCAGCTCGGCATGCTCGGCGTAGGAGAAGGTGAAGGCGGGCCCACCGGCAATGGCTATTCTCAGCCCGTTGGGGGGAACCTGAGGACGTGGCCTCGCAGCCGTTCCCAGCCCGTCCGGCGTCTGAGGACGAGGCGCTTCGGGCCGACAGCGGGGGTCTGGGGGCGCAGCCCCCGGGGACGGGAAGGGAAGGGGCGGCGGGGGCGAGACACCCAGCGCCTCGGCCGCGTCCCAAGCCGCGCAGGACAACGCACCCGCACCGGCCGCCAGCGCCGCCAGCGCATCGAGATCGCACCCGTCGGAGACCTGCGCGGCCATCGCGGCGACAGCCTCCACGGCCTCAGCCCGCCGCTCGGCGACCGGCACCAGCCCCAGATGCCGCGAAGGCGTCGCCACCTGCTCCACCCGCCGCAGCACACCCAGCACCGGCACCCCGGCCGAGTCCAGCGCGTCCCGCAACAACTCCTCGTGCCGGTCGGAAGCGACCTTGTTGAGGATCACGCCCCCGATCCGCACCTCCGGATCCCAGGACGCGAACCCGTGCACGAGCGCGGCGACCGACCGGGACTGCGAGGACGCGTCCACGACCAGCACCACCGGCGCCCGCAGCAGCTTCGCCACCTGGGCGGTGGACGCCAGTTCGCCCTCCCCGGCGGCCCCGTCGTACAGCCCCATCACTCCCTCGACGACGGCGATGTCACAGCCGCGGGACCCGTGCAGGAACAGCGGACCGACCAGCTCCGGCCCGCACAGGTACGCGTCGAGGTTGCGCCCGGCCCGCCCGGTGGCGAGCGCGTGGTACCCGGGGTCGATGTAGTCCGGCCCGACCTTGTGCGGGGACACCGAGAGCCCCCGCCCGGCGAACGCGGCCATCAGCCCCGTGGCCACGGTGGTCTTGCCGCTGCCCGAGGAGGGCGCGGCGACGACCAGCCGGGGCACGGAGGAGGACGTCACCACTCGATGCCCCTCTGGCCCTTCTGGCCGGCGTCCATGGGGTGCTTGACCTTCGACATGTCGGTCACCAGGTCGGCGACGTCGAGGAGCTTCGCGGGCGCGTTCCGCCCGGTGATCACCACGTGCTGGGTGCCCGGCCGGTCCCGCAGCACCGCGACGACCTCATCCGTGTCGATCCAGCCCCAGTGCATGGGGTAGGCGAACTCGTCGAGCACGTACAGCTGATACGTCTCGGCGGCCAGGTCCCGCTTGACCTGCTCCCAGCCCTCGCGCGCCTTGTCCTCGTTGTCCATCTGCGCGTCGCGCTGCACCCACGACCAGCCCTCGCCCATCTTGTGCCAGGCGACCGACCCGCCCTCGCCGGAGTCGCCGAGCACGCGCAGCGCCCGCTCCTCTCCGACCTTCCACTTGGCCGACTTGACGAACTGGAACACCCCGATCGGCCAGCCCTGGTTCCAGGCCCGCAGCGCGAGCCCGAAGGCGGCGGTCGACTTTCCCTTGCCGACCCCGGTGTGCACGACGACCAGCGGACGGTTCCGCCGTTGACGGGTCGTCAGGCCGTCGTCCGGCACCACACTCGGCTGTCCCTGCGGCATTACGCGGCCCTCCTGTCGCCCTGAACGTCCCTGACCAGCCCGGCGATCGAGTCCGCCCGCAGCTCCTCCAGCGTCACCGCCGTACCGCCCAGCTCACCCGCGAGCCGCCCCGCGAGACCCAGCCGCACCGGCCCCGACTCGCAGTCCACGACCACGGAGGCGACCTGGTCGGCCGCGAACAGCCGCGCCGCCCGCCCGGCCAGCGCGACCGGCTCCGGCCCGCCGGTGGCCCGCCCGTCGGTCACCACCACCACGAGCGCCCGCCGCGCGGGATCGCGCAGGCGTTCCACCCGCAGTACGTCGTGCGCCTTGAGCAGCCCGGCCGCCAGCGGCGTCCGGCCGCCGGTCGGCAGGGACTCCAGCCGGGCCGCCGCCGCGTCGACCGAGGAGGTCGGCGGCAGCGCGAGGTCGGCGGCCGACCCCCGGAAGGTCACCAGACCCACCTTGTCCCGCCGCTGGTACGCGTCGAGGAGCAGCGACACCACGGCGCCCTTCACGGCGCTCATCCGCTGCCGTGCCGCCATCGACCCGGAGGCGTCCACCACGAAGAGCACGAGGTTGCCCTCGCGGCCCTCCCGGGTGGCCTGCCGCAGGTCGTCCCGGCGTACGACGAGCCCCGGCCCGGACCGCCCCCGGGCCCGCTGATGCGGCGCCGCGGCCCGCACGGTCGCCGCCAGGTGCAGCTTGGTGAGCGCCCCCCGGGGCCGTCGCGCCCCCGTGGTCCGCCCCTGCTCGGTCCGCGCCCGCGACCGCCGTCCGGCGGCGCCCTCGCCGAGACCGGGAACGCTCAGCACCCTGGTGCGGAACGGCTCGGCGGCGCGCACCGGCTGCTGGTCGCCGGAGCCCGCGCCGGAGGGCTGCGGTTCGCCGCCCTCGCCGGCCTCGGGACGCGCGCCCGTGTCACCGCCCTGGGGGCCTTCGGGGCCCTCGGAGTCCGGTGCGGGCGGCTGCCCGCCGCCCCCGCCGGGTCCGTCGGGGCCCGGGTCGTCGTCCTCGGGCTCCGCGTACTGCTCCAGCGTCTCGTCGAGCTTGTCCTCGTCGAGGCCCGGCGCGTCGAAGGGATTGCGCCGCCTCCGGTGCGGCAGCGCGAGCAGCGCGGCCTGCCGTACGTCCTCGGCGAGCACGTCGGTGCGCCCGGCCCAGGCGGCCAGCGCGGTCGCCGTACGGGCCATCACGATGTCGGCCCGCATGCCGTCCACCTCGAACGCGGCACAGGTCGCCGCGATCTGCCGGAGCGCCCCGTCGCCCAGCCGCACCGACGGCAGCAGTTCCCGCGCCGCCACGATCCGCGCCCGGACGGCGGTCTCCTCCTGCGCCCACCGGGCGGCGAACGCGTCGGGGTCGTCGTCGTGGGCGAGCCGCCGCCGTACGACCTCCACCCGCTGGTCGGGCTCCCGGGAGGCCGCCACCTCGACGGTCAGCCCGAACCGGTCGAGCAACTGCGGCCGCAGCTCGCCCTCTTCGGGGTTCATGGTGCCGACGAGCAGGAACCGGGCGGCGTGCCGTACGGAGACGCCCTCGCGTTCCACGTACGACGCGCCCATCGCGGCCGCGTCGAGAAGCAGGTCGACCAGGTGGTCGTGGAGCAGGTTGACCTCGTCGACGTACAGGATGCCGCGGTGCGCGGCGGCCAGCAGCCCGGGCTCGAAAGCCTTCACGCCCTCGGCGAGCGCCCGCTCGATGTCGAGGGCGCCGACGAGCCGGTCCTCGGAGGCGCCGACGGGCAGTTCCACCATGCGGGAGGGCCGGGACTCGAAGGCCCCGGGCTCGTGCGGACCGTCCGGGCAGGCCGGGTCGGGGGAGGCGGGGTCGCAGGAGAACCGGCACCCGGAGACGACCTCCACCTGCGGCAGGAGGGCCGAAAGGGCGCGTACCGCCGTGGACTTGGCGGTGCCCTTCTCGCCGCGCACCAGCACACCGCCGACGGCGGGCGAGACGGCGTTCAGCAGCAGCGCGAGCCGCAGGTCGTCCTGGCCGACGACGGCCGTGAACGGAAAGGGGGTACTCACTTCTGGTCGCCCTCCAGGTCGCCTTCCAGCTCCAGGTACGTGGCCCGCAGCCGTTCCAGGGTGTCCGCGTCCGGTTCCGCCCACAGCCCGCGCTCGGCGGCCTCCAGGAGGCGCTCCGTGATGCCGCGCAGGGCCCACGGGTTGGACTTCTTCATGAAGTCCTGGTTCTCCGCGTCGAAGACGTACTCGGCGCTGAGCTTCTCGTACATCCAGTCGTCCACGACCCCGGCCGTGGCGTCGTAGCCGAAGAGGTAGTCGACGGTCGCCGCCATCTCGAAGGCGCCCTTGTAGCCGTGCCGCCGCATCGCCGCCATCCAGCGCGGGTTGACGACGCGGGCGCGGAAGACGCGGTGGGTCTCCTCGCCCAGTGTGCGGGTCCTGACCTGGTCGGGGACGGCCGAGTCGCCCACGTACGCCTCGGGGGAGGCGCCGGTCAGGTGCCGGACCATCGCGACCATGCCGCCGTGGTACTGGAAGTAGTCGTCGGCGTCCACCAGGTCGTGCTCGCGGGTGTCGACGTTCTTCGCGGCGACCGCGATGCGCTTGAACGCGGTCTCCATGTCCCCGCGCGCCGCCCGCCCGTCGAGCCCGCGCCCGTAGGCGTAGCCGCCCCACACCGCGTACACCTCGGCGAGGTCGGCGTCGGAGCGCCAGTTGCGGGCGTCGATCAGCGGCAGCAGCCCGGCGCCGTACGCGCCCGGCTTGGAGCCGAAGATACGGGCGGTCGCCCGCCGCCGGTCGCCGTGCTCGGCGGTGTCGGCGTCGGCGTGGGCCCGGACGTGGTTCTGCTCGGCGGGCTCGTCCAGCTCGGCCACCGCCCGGACCGCGTCGTCGATCAGCCCGACGACGTGCGGGAACGCGTCCCGGAAGAACCCGGAGATACGGACCGTGACGTCGATGCGCGGCCGGCCGAGCTCCGCCAGGGGCACGATCGCGAAGCCGGTCACCCGGCGCGAGGCGTCGTCCCACACGGGCCGGCAGCCCAGCAGCGCCAGGATCTCGGCGATGTCGTCGCCCTGGGTGCGCATGGCGGAGGTGCCCCAGACCGTCAGGCCGACGGACTTCGGGTACGCGCCGGTGTCCTGGAGATAGCGCTGTACGAGCGAGTCGGCGAGCGACTGCCCGACCTCCCAGCTCAGCCGGGACGGAATGGCCTTGGGGTCGACCGAGTAGAAGTTGCGGCCGGTCGGCAGGACGTTGACGAGACCGCGGGTGGGCGAGCCGGACGGCCCGGCCGGGACGTAACCGCCGTTCAGGGCCTTGAGGATGTGGTCGATCTCGTCGGTCGTGCGGGCCAGGCGGGGTACGACCTCGCGGCAGGCGAACTCCAGGACCGCGACGGCGTCCGGGAGTTCGGTGCCGAGGACGTCACGCACGAGCGCGGGAACGGCCGCCGCGTCCCAGCCGCGCTCCTCCATGCCCTCCGCGAACCGCCGGCACAGCTGCTCCAGCAGGTCCACGGCGTCGGCGCCGGTCCGTGCCGGTCCGTCGACGCGTTCCGTCAGCTCCACCGGCACCTTCACCGGCGCGCCCGGCTCGGCGAGCAGCTCCTTCTCGACCAGGCCGAAGTGCTCGGCCAGACAGGCCCGCAGACCGGGCAGCGCGTTCGCGGTGCCGCCCCACACCTGGGAGGCGCGCAGCACGGCCAGCACCAGGTTGACCCGCGGCTCGGCCTCCGGCCCGCCGCCCAGAACGTGCAGGCCGTCCCTGATCTGGACGTCCTTGATCTCGCAGAGGTAGCCGTCGATGTGCATGACGAACGAGTCGAAGTCGCCGTCGTCCGGCTGGTCGTCCACGTGCAGGTCGTGATGCAGCTCGGCCGCCTTGACCAGCGTCCAGATCTGGGCGCGCACCGCCGGGGCCTTCGTCGGGTCCAGGTCGGACACGAGCGCGTACTCGTCGAGGAGCTGCTCCAGCTTCGCGAGATCGCCGTAGGTGTCCGCGCGCGCCATCGGCGGCACGAGGTGGTCGACGACCGTGGCGTGCCCGCGGCGCTTGGCCTGGGTGCCCTCGCCCGGGTCGTTGACGATGAAGGGGTAGACGAGGGGGAGTTCACCCAGCACGGCGTCGGGCGCGCAGCCGCCGCTGAGCCCGAGTCCCTTGCCCGGCAGCCATTCCATGGTGCCGTGCTTGCCCATGTGCACGACCGCGTCGGCGCCGAAGCCCCCCTCCGACGTCGTGGCCTCCAGCCAGCGGTAGGCCGCCATGTAGTGGTGCGAGGGCGGCATGTCGGGGTCGTGGTAGATCGCGATCGGGTTCTCCCCGAAGCCGCGCGGCGGCTGGATCATCACCACGACGTTCCCGAACTGAAGGGAGGCCAGCACGATGTCGTCCCCGTCGACGTAGAGGGAGCCCGGCGGCTCGCCCCACGCCTCGAGCATCCCCTCGCGCAGCGCGGGGTCGAGCTGGTCGAACCAGGCCCGGTAGTCGGCGAGCGGCACGCGCGCGGGAGCGGCGGCGAGCTGCTCCTCGGTGAGCCATTCGACGTCGTGGCCACCGGCGTTGATGAGCCGGTGGATCAGTTCGTCGCCGTTGTCCGGGTGCCCCTCGACGAGGTACCCGGCGTCGCGCAGCGCGTCCAGCACCCGCACCGCCGAGGCGGGCGTGTCGAGCCCCACCGCGTTGCCGACCCGCGAGTGCTTGGTCGGGTAGGCGGTGAAGACGAGCGCGAGCTTCTTCTCCGCGTTCGGCTTGTGCCGCAACCGGGCATGCCGTACGGCGATTCCGGCGACCCGCGCGGCCCGCTCGGGGTCGGCGACGTACACCGGCACCTCGTCCGGTCCCTGCTCCTTGAACGAGAACGGCACCGTGATGAGCCGCCCGTCGAACTCCGGGATCGCGACCTGCATCGCCGCGTCCATGGGGGACAGGGCGGCGTCGGAGTCCTGCCAGGCGCTCCTCGACGAGGTGAGACACAGACCCTGGAGAACGGGCACGTCGAGGTCGGCGAGGGCCCCGATGTCCCAGGCCTCCTCGTCGCCACCGGCCGAGGCCTGCGAGGCGTGCGTGCCGCCGGCGGCGAGGACGGTGGCGACCAGGGTGTCGGCCCGCCCGAGGATCTCGTACAGCCCGGCGTCCGCGCCGCGCAGCGAACCGCAGTACACGGCGAGGGCGTTGGCGCCCCGCGCCTCGATCGCCTCGCACAGCGTGTCCACGAAGCCGGTGTTGCCGCTGAGCTGGTGGGCCCGGTAGAAGAGCACGCCGACGGTGGGACGGCCCTCGACGTACGAGCGCTCCCCGTGCACCCCGAACTCGGGCATCTTCCGCGGCTCGTCGAACCCCTCACCGGTCAGCAGTACGGTGTCGGAGAGGAAGCGGGTGAGCTCCGTCAGGTTCTCCGGGCCGCCCTCGACGAGATAGCGCAGCGCCTCGGCCACGACACCGGCCGGCACGGACGACTCGGCCATCAACTCGGCGTCCGGGACGGTCTCCCCGCCGAGCAGCACGGTCGGGACGCCGGACGCCCTGAGCGCGGCCAGCCCGTCCTCCCAGGCCCGCTTGCCGCCGAGCAGCCGTACGACGGCGACGTCCGCGCCCGCGATCAGCGCGGGCAGCTCCTCCGCGACGTCGATCCGGGTCGGATTGCCGATCCGGTACGGGGCGCCGGAGGCACGCGCCGCCAGCAGATCCGTGTCGGCGGTCGACAACAACAACACTGTGCTCATGCGGGCGCTCCCGGTGGAATGAAAGGCAGTCCTTGCGGCGCGCCGGACTCGATGAGCCGCCACAGCGCGTCCGTGTCCGCGTGCTGTTCGATCAGGTCGCCGAGCCGGTCGAGCTGCTCCTCGCGCAGCGCGGCGAACGAGGTGTCGGCGGCCGGTACGAACCGGCGGCCCGCGGCGGCCGCCACCTCGCGCAGGAAGGCACGCCGGAAACCGTCCGACTCCAGGGAGCCGTGCCAGTGCGTGCCCCAGACCTGGCCGACCCGGCAACCGTCCAGGCCGTGCCCCTCGCCGTCGGAGATGAACGCGTCTCCGCCCATGACGTCGGCGACCCCGTGGTGGATCTCGTACCCCTCGACGTGTTCGCCGAGGGCCTCGCCGACGGGCCGGGTGAGGGTCTTCTCGCGGGCGAACCGCACCCGGACGGGCAGCAGTCCGAGTCCCGTCACCCGCCCCCGCCGGCTCTCGACCTCGTCCTCGATGCGCTCACCGAGCAGCTGGTAGCCACCGCAGATGCCGAGCACCGGCCGGCCCTCGGCGGCGCGCCGCGCGAGCGCGCCGGCCAGGCCCCGCTCCCGCAGCCACTCCAGCGCGCGGACCGTGCCCCGGGTGCCCGGGACCACCACGAGGTCGGCGTCCGCCAGTTCCTCGGGCCGGTCCACGAACCGCACCACGACACCCGGTTCGGCGGCCAGCGCGTCCACGTCGGTGAAGTTGGACATGAGGGGGACCGCGCAGACGGCGACGCGCAGGACGTCCTCGCCGACGGGTGGGGCGGTGGCCGACTCGCGGACCGTCCCGCGCAACGAGATGCGCAGCCCGTCCTCCTCGTCGATGCCGAGCCCGTGCCGGAAGGGCAGCACGCCGTAGGTCCGCCGTCCGGTGAGCCCGTGCAGCATGTCGAGGCCCGGCTCCAGCAGCGAGACGTCCCCCCGGAACTTGTTGACGAGGAACCCGGCGACGAGCTCCTGGTCCTCGGGGGACAGCAGGGCGACCGTGCCGAAGAAGGAGGCGAACACGCCCCCGCGGTCGATGTCGCCGACGACGAGCACGGGCAGCCGCGCGCCCCGCGCGATGCCCATGTTCACGATGTCGGTGCGCCGCAGATTGATCTCCGCGGGACTGCCGGCCCCCTCACAGATCACCGCGTCATACGTGCCCCGCAACTCGGCGAGACAGTCGAGCACGGTCCCCAGCAGTTGCCGCTGCCGCCCTCCGTGGTAGCCGCGGGCACTCAACTCGCCCACGGGCCGCCCCATGAGCACGACCTGACTGCTCTGTTCGCCGCCCGGCTTGAGCAGGACGGGATTCATCTGCACCGTCGGCTCGACGCGGCACGCCTGCGCCTGCATGGCCTGCGCACGGCCGATCTCGGCGCCCTCCCGCGTCACGAACGAGTTGAGGGACATGTTCTGCGCCTTGAACGGCGCGACCTTGACCCCCTGCCGGACCAGCCAGCGGCAGATCCCGGCGGTGACGACGCTCTTGCCGGCGTCGGAGGTGGTGCCGGCGACCAGGAGACCACCGTTCATGACGTACGCCCCTTCACGATCCGCGTGGCAGAGATCCGCGTGACAGATGTCCGCGTGACAGATGTCCGCCTGACGAGCAGTCGCGTGGCGGCGATCCGCGCGGCGACGGTGACGCCGAGCGCGAGAACACCGACGCGCCGGGAGAGCCGCGCGGCCCGTTCGATGTCCCGTACCCGCACGGCACGCCCCGCCTGGTTCAGCACCGGCCGCCGCTCCACCCGCCCCCCGTACGACAGGGTCCCGCCCAGCCGCACCCCGAGTGCCCCCGCGAACGAGGCCTCCACGGGACCGGCGTTGGGGCTCGGGTGCTTCCCGGCGTCGGCACGCCAGGCCTGTACGGCACCCCGCGGGTCCCCTCCGCCGACGGCGGCCAGGACGGCGGTCAGCCGTGCTCCCGGCCACCCCGCGAGGTCGTCGAGCCGGGCGGAGGCCCATCCGTAGCGCAGGTATCTGGGCGACCGGTGCCCGACCATCGCGTCGAGGGTGTTCACGGCCCGGAACCCGACGAGACCGGGCACACCGCCCAACGCGCCCCACACCAGCGCCCCCACGACCGCGTCCGAGGTGTTCTCGGCGACGGACTCGACCACGGCCCGGGCGATCCCGTCCGCGTCGAGGGCCTGCGGATCGCGCCCGCACAGATGCGGCAGCCGCGCCCGCGCGGCCTCGACGTCCCCGGCCTCCAGGGCCCGGCCGACGGCCCGCGCCTCGCGCTGGAGGCTGGTCGCGCCCACCACGGCCCAGGTCGCGGCGGCGGTCAGCGCGACGGAGGCGGTACGGGACGGTCGTACGAGCGAAGTGGCGGCGGCGGCCAGGGAGACGGCGCTTCCGGCGCAGACGGCGGTGTGCAGCACGCCGTGGCCCCGGTGGTCCCGCCACAGCAGGCGTTCCACGGCACCGGCGGCCCGGCCGAACGCGGCGACCGGATGTCCGCGGCGCGGATCACCGAGGACCAGGTCGGCGAGGAGGCCGGCGGCGGCGCCGTACGCGAAGACGCGATCGGCACGCATCGGCTCAGCCGGCCGAGGGGTCGGGCAGAGCGCCGGCGGTGAACCTCGAACGGCAGCCGAGCATGGCTATGTGTCCTCACTCAGGGTGTCCACGCCCTGGTTCGACGAGACCGGCGGTGAGAGTTCCTGGCTCCCGGGGCTTTCTACCCCGGTCACAGTGGCGGGACCGCGCCGGATTCACACCGGCTTCCTCTCTTGCCGCCGTACATGGCCCCGGCAGTCCACCACGGTCCCCGAAGGGCCGTCAACTTGCTGTTGACCTGCGAAGGGAGAGTGTGCTGAGGCCCACACACGCGCGGTCACAGGCGCCACAGAGAAGTGGGGTGCGGGACGGCGATCCGTCCCGCACCCCACTCGGTGTCCTGGTGGCGGCAGGTCAGGCGATGATCAGCGAGATGCCGTACGCCACCGCCGCGGCGCAGGCCGCGAAGCACACGTACGCGCCGGTGACCGCGAGCACGGCGGAGTCTCCCTGGGCCGCCGCGCGTTCGCGACGGGAGAGACCGGTGACGCCGAGGGTGAACAGGGCCACGAGGGCCACGGTGATCACGAGGCTGACCCCGAAGACGGAGCCGAGAGCTGCCCAGTCGATCTTCATGTTGCTGCTTCCTTCGTAACCGGGGGCGCGGGGCTCAGACGGTGGTGGTGGCCGGCGGGACCACCGGGTCGGCGGCCGGGGCGGGGATCGTGGCCGTGAGGT
It includes:
- a CDS encoding cobyric acid synthase — translated: MNGGLLVAGTTSDAGKSVVTAGICRWLVRQGVKVAPFKAQNMSLNSFVTREGAEIGRAQAMQAQACRVEPTVQMNPVLLKPGGEQSSQVVLMGRPVGELSARGYHGGRQRQLLGTVLDCLAELRGTYDAVICEGAGSPAEINLRRTDIVNMGIARGARLPVLVVGDIDRGGVFASFFGTVALLSPEDQELVAGFLVNKFRGDVSLLEPGLDMLHGLTGRRTYGVLPFRHGLGIDEEDGLRISLRGTVRESATAPPVGEDVLRVAVCAVPLMSNFTDVDALAAEPGVVVRFVDRPEELADADLVVVPGTRGTVRALEWLRERGLAGALARRAAEGRPVLGICGGYQLLGERIEDEVESRRGRVTGLGLLPVRVRFAREKTLTRPVGEALGEHVEGYEIHHGVADVMGGDAFISDGEGHGLDGCRVGQVWGTHWHGSLESDGFRRAFLREVAAAAGRRFVPAADTSFAALREEQLDRLGDLIEQHADTDALWRLIESGAPQGLPFIPPGAPA
- the cobN gene encoding cobaltochelatase subunit CobN; the encoded protein is MSTVLLLSTADTDLLAARASGAPYRIGNPTRIDVAEELPALIAGADVAVVRLLGGKRAWEDGLAALRASGVPTVLLGGETVPDAELMAESSVPAGVVAEALRYLVEGGPENLTELTRFLSDTVLLTGEGFDEPRKMPEFGVHGERSYVEGRPTVGVLFYRAHQLSGNTGFVDTLCEAIEARGANALAVYCGSLRGADAGLYEILGRADTLVATVLAAGGTHASQASAGGDEEAWDIGALADLDVPVLQGLCLTSSRSAWQDSDAALSPMDAAMQVAIPEFDGRLITVPFSFKEQGPDEVPVYVADPERAARVAGIAVRHARLRHKPNAEKKLALVFTAYPTKHSRVGNAVGLDTPASAVRVLDALRDAGYLVEGHPDNGDELIHRLINAGGHDVEWLTEEQLAAAPARVPLADYRAWFDQLDPALREGMLEAWGEPPGSLYVDGDDIVLASLQFGNVVVMIQPPRGFGENPIAIYHDPDMPPSHHYMAAYRWLEATTSEGGFGADAVVHMGKHGTMEWLPGKGLGLSGGCAPDAVLGELPLVYPFIVNDPGEGTQAKRRGHATVVDHLVPPMARADTYGDLAKLEQLLDEYALVSDLDPTKAPAVRAQIWTLVKAAELHHDLHVDDQPDDGDFDSFVMHIDGYLCEIKDVQIRDGLHVLGGGPEAEPRVNLVLAVLRASQVWGGTANALPGLRACLAEHFGLVEKELLAEPGAPVKVPVELTERVDGPARTGADAVDLLEQLCRRFAEGMEERGWDAAAVPALVRDVLGTELPDAVAVLEFACREVVPRLARTTDEIDHILKALNGGYVPAGPSGSPTRGLVNVLPTGRNFYSVDPKAIPSRLSWEVGQSLADSLVQRYLQDTGAYPKSVGLTVWGTSAMRTQGDDIAEILALLGCRPVWDDASRRVTGFAIVPLAELGRPRIDVTVRISGFFRDAFPHVVGLIDDAVRAVAELDEPAEQNHVRAHADADTAEHGDRRRATARIFGSKPGAYGAGLLPLIDARNWRSDADLAEVYAVWGGYAYGRGLDGRAARGDMETAFKRIAVAAKNVDTREHDLVDADDYFQYHGGMVAMVRHLTGASPEAYVGDSAVPDQVRTRTLGEETHRVFRARVVNPRWMAAMRRHGYKGAFEMAATVDYLFGYDATAGVVDDWMYEKLSAEYVFDAENQDFMKKSNPWALRGITERLLEAAERGLWAEPDADTLERLRATYLELEGDLEGDQK
- a CDS encoding cobyrinate a,c-diamide synthase, with the protein product MVTSSSVPRLVVAAPSSGSGKTTVATGLMAAFAGRGLSVSPHKVGPDYIDPGYHALATGRAGRNLDAYLCGPELVGPLFLHGSRGCDIAVVEGVMGLYDGAAGEGELASTAQVAKLLRAPVVLVVDASSQSRSVAALVHGFASWDPEVRIGGVILNKVASDRHEELLRDALDSAGVPVLGVLRRVEQVATPSRHLGLVPVAERRAEAVEAVAAMAAQVSDGCDLDALAALAAGAGALSCAAWDAAEALGVSPPPPLPFPSPGAAPPDPRCRPEAPRPQTPDGLGTAARPRPQVPPNGLRIAIAGGPAFTFSYAEHAELLAAAGAEVVTFDPLRDEQLPDGTAGLVIGGGFPEVYAAELSANEPLRKAVTALVETGAPVAAECAGLLYLCRELDGQPMCGVLDAGARMTGRLTLGYRDAVAVSDSVLAVAGTRMRGHEFHRTVVEPGAGEVAAWGVRTPARRLEGFVQRGVHASYLHTHWAGQPGVARRFVERCRTS
- a CDS encoding putative cobaltochelatase encodes the protein MSTPFPFTAVVGQDDLRLALLLNAVSPAVGGVLVRGEKGTAKSTAVRALSALLPQVEVVSGCRFSCDPASPDPACPDGPHEPGAFESRPSRMVELPVGASEDRLVGALDIERALAEGVKAFEPGLLAAAHRGILYVDEVNLLHDHLVDLLLDAAAMGASYVEREGVSVRHAARFLLVGTMNPEEGELRPQLLDRFGLTVEVAASREPDQRVEVVRRRLAHDDDPDAFAARWAQEETAVRARIVAARELLPSVRLGDGALRQIAATCAAFEVDGMRADIVMARTATALAAWAGRTDVLAEDVRQAALLALPHRRRRNPFDAPGLDEDKLDETLEQYAEPEDDDPGPDGPGGGGGQPPAPDSEGPEGPQGGDTGARPEAGEGGEPQPSGAGSGDQQPVRAAEPFRTRVLSVPGLGEGAAGRRSRARTEQGRTTGARRPRGALTKLHLAATVRAAAPHQRARGRSGPGLVVRRDDLRQATREGREGNLVLFVVDASGSMAARQRMSAVKGAVVSLLLDAYQRRDKVGLVTFRGSAADLALPPTSSVDAAAARLESLPTGGRTPLAAGLLKAHDVLRVERLRDPARRALVVVVTDGRATGGPEPVALAGRAARLFAADQVASVVVDCESGPVRLGLAGRLAGELGGTAVTLEELRADSIAGLVRDVQGDRRAA
- the cobI gene encoding precorrin-2 C(20)-methyltransferase, coding for MSSRLIGVGVGPGDPELVTVKGVNALRAAEVVVVPVMAAADGTDGGEPGRAEATVLHYVPGEKVVRIVFALNERSDRARREAAWDAAGRRVAQLLRDRGSVAFATIGDPNVYSTFTYLAQTIAELVPGTVVETVPGITAMQDLAARSGAVLTEGTEPLTLVPVTAGASVLKDALNGPGTVVAYKFGRQAREVAEALRETGRIDDAVWGSALGLAEESIRPAAELDDAALPYLSTLIAPARRGGGRGGKL
- a CDS encoding cobalamin biosynthesis protein, giving the protein MRADRVFAYGAAAGLLADLVLGDPRRGHPVAAFGRAAGAVERLLWRDHRGHGVLHTAVCAGSAVSLAAAATSLVRPSRTASVALTAAATWAVVGATSLQREARAVGRALEAGDVEAARARLPHLCGRDPQALDADGIARAVVESVAENTSDAVVGALVWGALGGVPGLVGFRAVNTLDAMVGHRSPRYLRYGWASARLDDLAGWPGARLTAVLAAVGGGDPRGAVQAWRADAGKHPSPNAGPVEASFAGALGVRLGGTLSYGGRVERRPVLNQAGRAVRVRDIERAARLSRRVGVLALGVTVAARIAATRLLVRRTSVTRTSVTRISATRIVKGRTS
- the cobO gene encoding cob(I)yrinic acid a,c-diamide adenosyltransferase — encoded protein: MPQGQPSVVPDDGLTTRQRRNRPLVVVHTGVGKGKSTAAFGLALRAWNQGWPIGVFQFVKSAKWKVGEERALRVLGDSGEGGSVAWHKMGEGWSWVQRDAQMDNEDKAREGWEQVKRDLAAETYQLYVLDEFAYPMHWGWIDTDEVVAVLRDRPGTQHVVITGRNAPAKLLDVADLVTDMSKVKHPMDAGQKGQRGIEW